The following coding sequences lie in one Panicum virgatum strain AP13 chromosome 6N, P.virgatum_v5, whole genome shotgun sequence genomic window:
- the LOC120677942 gene encoding uncharacterized protein LOC120677942 gives MDRSWMRKAKRDTAYEDGFEQFLAFAYRDIPQDSEILCPCKRCRNRLNLSLDEVRTHLRCDGILQGYTTWVHHGENYERPIDPFVDVPNITGILGTSGPVQDDQHGESDSMQELLQAALGMAATMSEGGVDDFQSGYADTEHNVFEDYVNAAEGDASGKDQNIYARFLKDAHTRLYPGCKYSRLSFLVHLYHMKCLHGWSQESFTALMGLLSASLPPEANLPKTYYQVKKIISELGLDYVKIHACPKDCILFRGDFAKNDFCHVCQSSRWKVDEKASKGKRKEKRRPAKVLRYFPLIPRIQRLFSTTITSDDMRWHEEGRVRDGKLRHPADGEAWKDFDDRHDFANDARNVRLGLASDGFNPFGNKNLKHSTWPVMLVPYNLPPWICMKQTSLMLSMIIPGPNSPGNDVDVYLEPLIDELLELWKGVETFDASSEKKFPLQAALLWTINDFPALAYLYGWSTGGTYACPSCGPATKSFHLKKGNKMCYMGHRRWLPQHHQYRRQRKLFDGTVETGLAPETMSGTTVLGMLEGKEFVLGKKVPTTKQSNKDVEVESVKKRKRSSGEKKNQTKGSSGKEKKPEDWLKKRSIFFKLPYWEHNKLRHNLDVMHLEKNVCENFIGTLLDILGKTKDGLNARLDLVQLGVRENLHPIVDSEGKKSIPDAPFTMTRAQKEILCSVIQNLRTPDGYASNISRCVNMKDCTLNGLKSHDDHVLLQDILPVAFRSCYPSKEVMKIVVQLANFFKMLCSKVVDLSELDKLQESIVMTLCDMERIFVPSFFTVSVHLMVHLVEEVKLGGPVQYRWMYPMERYFVRLKALVKNRAHPEGSIAEGYCMEECLTFCSRFLEGTTRFTRASRNPEPSDEKKEMYLFDTAGEPIGKRTGINLDKMLLVQAHRYVLRHCDELEDFRREFLDDEKRKLVPSINLTPSAIEKLIDDHFPDWLEQKVILGDGTGVTAKVRALAAKPSRCGVQFSGYIINGLRFHSLSREAARLTQNSGVVNIAEDGVNYYGRLLDILELSYADYKVVLFKCEWYDVHHQAGLRQDEFGFTLVNFSRKIHTEEKLEHDPFVFSSQVQQVFYVQDPKAEAWHTVVKFSPRDTFDMGAEPSPDEAD, from the exons ATGGACCGAAGTTGGATGAGAAAAGCAAAACGGGACACTGCATATGAAGATGGTTTTGAACAATTTTTGGCTTTTGCTTACCGCGACATTCCACAAGATAGTGAGATACTTTGTCCATGCAAAAGATGCAGAAATAGATTAAACCTGAGTCTAGATGAAGTTAGGACGCATTTGAGATGTGATGGTATTCTTCAAGGTTATACTACCTGGGTTCATCATGGTGAGAATTATGAAAGACCAATAGATCCATTTGTTGATGTACCAAATATTACTGGAATTTTGGGTACTTCAGGTCCGGTACAAGATGATCAGCATGGTGAATCAGATAGCATGCAAGAATTGTTACAGGCTGCACTTGGGATGGCTGCAACTATGTCAGAAGGGGGAGTAGATGATTTTCAGTCAGGATATGCAGATACGGAACATAATGTGTTCGAGGATTATGTGAATGCAGCAGAAGGTGATGCATCTGGGAAGGACCAGAATATATATGCGAGGTTTTTGAAGGATGCACACACAAGGTTATACCCTGGATGTAAATATTCTAGGCTGTCATTTTTGGTCCACTTATATCACATGAAGTGCTTACATGGCTGGTCACAAGAATCATTTACAGCTCTAATGGGCCTACTATCTGCTTCCCTACCTCCTGAAGCAAATCTTCCTAAGACATATTATCAAGTGAAGAAAATCATCAGTGAGCTAGGTCTTGATTATGTGAAAATCCATGCTTGCCCCAAGGATTGCATACTTTTTCGAGGTGATTTTGCAAAAAATGATTTTTGTCATGTGTGCCAGAGCTCTCGTTGGAAAGTTGATGAGAAGGCCTCTAAAGGTAAGCGGAAGGAGAAAAGAAGACCGGCAAAAGTGTTGCGTTATTTTCCACTAATACCTAGGATCCAAAGGTTATTTTCAACCACCATAACTTCAGATGACATGAGATGGCATGAAGAGGGTCGTGTAAGGGATGGAAAACTACGACATCCTGCAGATGGTGAAGCTTGGAAAGACTTTGATGATAGACATGATTTTGCTAATGATGCTCGAAATGTACGTCTTGGTCTTGCAAGTGATGGATTTAACCCTTTTGGGAACAAGAATCTGAAGCACAGTACATGGCCAGTAATGCTCGTTCCCTACAACCTACCACCTTGGATCTGCATGAAGCAAACATCTTTAATGTTGTCAATGATCATCCCTGGACCAAATTCTCCAGGTAATGATGTTGATGTATATTTGGAGCCTTTGATCGATGAGCTCTTAGAGTTGTGGAAGGGAGTGGAAACATTTGATGCCTCGTCAGAAAAGAAATTTCCTCTCCAAGCTGCACTATTGTGGACTATAAATGACTTTCCTGCATTAGCTTACCTATATGGATGGAGCACAGGTGGTACATATGCATGTCCTTCTTGTGGTCCAGCGACAAAATCGTTTCACCTGAAGAAAGGTAATAAGATGTGCTATATGGGCCATCGTCGATGGCTGCCACAACATCACCAATACCGAAGGCAAAGGAAATTGTTTGATGGCACGGTTGAGACTGGACTTGCACCAGAAACAATGAGTGGCACTACTGTATTGGGAATGTTGGAAGGCAAAGAGTTTGTGTTAGGAAAAAAGGTACCCACAACGAAGCAGTCCAACAAGGATGTGGAAGTTGAGAGTGTTAAGAAACGCAAGCGTAGTAGTGGAGAAAAAAAGAACCAAACAAAAGGGAGCAGTGGTAAGGAGAAGAAGCCAGAGGATTGGTTGAAAAAGAGGTCAATTTTCTTTAAGCTACCATACTGGGAACACAACAAACTAAGACACAATCTTGATGTAATGCATTTAGAGAAAAATGTGTGTGAGAACTTTATCGGTACATTACTGGATATTCTTGGTAAAACAAAGGATGGCCTTAATGCACGTCTTGATTTAGTTCAACTTGGAGTTCGAGAGAATCTTCATCCTATTGTagatagtgaaggaaagaaatcaatTCCTGATGCACCGTTTACCATGACTAGAGCACAAAAGGAGATTCTTTGCTCAGTAATACAAAATCTCCGAACCCCTGATGGCTATGCATCAAATATTTCTAGGTGTGTGAATATGAAAGATTGTACATTGAATGGACTAAAGAGTCATGATGATCATGTGTTACTACAAGATATTCTTCCAGTGGCGTTTCGATCATGTTACCCCAGCAAAGAGGTTATGAAAATAGTTGTTCAATTagcaaatttcttcaagatgtTGTGCTCCAAGGTGGTAGATTTGTCTGAGCTAGATAAGCTTCAGGAGAGTATTGTGATGACACTCTGTGATATGGAGAGAATTTTTGTGCCATCATTCTTTACTGTGAGTGTGCATCTGATGGTGCACTTGGTAGAAGAAGTTAAATTGGGTGGCCCTGTTCAGTATCGGTGGATGTACCCCATGGAGAG ATATTTTGTTCGGTTGAAGGCACTTGTGAAAAATAGAGCTCACCCAGAAGGATCAATCGCGGAAGGATATTGCATGGAGGAGTGCCTAACCTTTTGTTCTAGATTTTTAGAAGGAACAACACGTTTTACAAGGGCATCCAGAAATCCTGAACCATCTGATGAGAAAAAAGAGATGTACTTGTTTGATACTGCCGGTGAACCAATTGGGAAGCGTACTGGGATCAATCTTGATAAAATGCTTCTTGTCCAAGCTCATCGATATGTCTTGCGACATTGTGATGAACTTGAAGATTTCCGCAG AGAATTCTTGGATGACGAGAAAAGGAAATTGGTTCCCTCAATTAATTTGACACCTTCTGCCATTGAGAAGTTGATAGATGATCACTTTCCTGACTGGTTGGAGCAAAAG GTTATTCTAGGAGATGGAACAGGAGTCACAGCAAAAGTCAGAGCTTTGGCTGCAAAACCAAGTAGATGTGGTGTGCAATTCAGTGGTTATATTATTAATGGATTGAGGTTCCACAGTTTGAGCCGTGAGGCTGCACGCTTGACACAAAACAGCGGTGTAGTGAACATTGCAGAAGACGGGGTCAACTATTATGGCAGATTATTAGATATACTTGAGTTGTCATATGCAGACTACAAGGTAGTGCTTTTCAAATGTGAATGGTATGATGTTCATCATCAAGCTGGTCTACGGCAAGATGAGTTTGGATTCACCCTTGTGAATTTTTCTCGAAAAATACACACCGAGGAAAAATTAGAGCATGATCCTTTTGTATTTTCTTCACAAGTGCAGCAAGTGTTTTATGTGCAAGACCCAAAAGCTGAAGCATGGCACACAGTGGTGAAGTTTAGCCCACGAGATACTTTTGACATGGGTGCTGAACCGTCACCAGATGAAGCAGATTAA